One part of the Flavobacterium johnsoniae UW101 genome encodes these proteins:
- a CDS encoding DNA-directed RNA polymerase subunit omega produces the protein MDLKKTNAPVNTITYNKTVIEEPTGNVYEAITIMAKRANQINSEIKKELTEKLEEFATYNDSLEEVFENKEQIEVSKFYEKLPKPHALAVQEWLDGKTYHRNSNK, from the coding sequence ATGGATTTAAAAAAGACGAATGCTCCTGTTAACACAATAACTTACAATAAAACAGTTATTGAAGAGCCAACAGGAAATGTGTATGAGGCAATTACCATTATGGCTAAAAGAGCAAACCAGATTAATTCTGAAATTAAAAAAGAATTAACTGAGAAATTAGAAGAGTTTGCTACTTATAATGACAGTCTTGAAGAAGTTTTTGAAAATAAAGAGCAGATTGAAGTTTCTAAATTTTACGAAAAATTACCAAAACCTCACGCTTTAGCAGTTCAGGAATGGTTAGACGGTAAAACTTACCACAGAAACTCAAACAAATAA